From the Candidatus Brocadiia bacterium genome, one window contains:
- a CDS encoding 2-oxoacid:acceptor oxidoreductase subunit alpha: protein MSNKPIIEFINGDEACARGALAAGCRFFAGYPITPATEIAEQMARFLPTHNGVFIQMEDEIASMAAILGASWGGAKSMTATSGPGFSLMMENLGLGLMTETPCVVVDMQRAGPSTALPTYVGQGDMMQARWGSHGVYEIIALCPSSPQEAFDLTIRAFNLSEKYRLPVLVMGDEIVAHMTERVIIPPADQIELYPRRKPTVGPEEYLPYLAGKDLVPEMANAGDGYHIQTTGLTHDEKGHPVMTVDAHHKLVTRLIEKITHNKKDIIQVEEENTDDAQVVVCSYGISARIAEWAIQEARAKGVKVGKLRLITIWPFAEDRIRALAGKVKAFVVPEINNGQIALEVERCAGGKAKVVTVTHMGGATHNPKDILDAILAANK, encoded by the coding sequence ATGAGCAATAAACCCATAATAGAATTCATCAACGGCGACGAGGCCTGCGCCCGGGGCGCCCTGGCCGCCGGCTGCCGTTTCTTCGCCGGATACCCGATAACCCCGGCCACCGAAATCGCCGAGCAGATGGCCCGGTTCCTGCCCACCCATAACGGCGTTTTCATCCAGATGGAAGACGAAATCGCCTCTATGGCCGCCATCCTGGGCGCGTCTTGGGGCGGCGCCAAGTCTATGACTGCCACCTCCGGCCCCGGTTTCTCGCTGATGATGGAAAACCTCGGCCTGGGCCTGATGACCGAAACCCCCTGCGTGGTGGTGGATATGCAACGGGCCGGGCCGTCCACCGCATTGCCCACCTACGTCGGTCAGGGCGATATGATGCAGGCCCGCTGGGGCTCGCACGGCGTTTATGAAATCATCGCCCTCTGCCCGTCTTCGCCTCAGGAGGCCTTTGACCTGACCATCCGGGCCTTTAACCTGTCCGAAAAATACCGGCTGCCGGTCCTGGTTATGGGTGACGAGATAGTCGCCCATATGACCGAACGCGTAATCATCCCGCCGGCCGACCAGATAGAACTCTACCCGCGCCGCAAGCCGACCGTCGGCCCGGAAGAATACCTGCCTTACCTTGCCGGCAAGGATTTGGTGCCGGAGATGGCCAACGCCGGCGACGGCTATCACATCCAGACCACCGGCCTGACCCACGACGAAAAAGGGCATCCGGTAATGACCGTCGACGCGCACCACAAGCTGGTCACCCGGCTGATAGAGAAAATAACCCATAACAAGAAAGACATCATCCAGGTTGAAGAAGAAAACACCGATGACGCCCAGGTGGTCGTCTGCAGTTACGGCATCTCGGCCCGCATCGCTGAATGGGCCATCCAGGAAGCCCGGGCCAAGGGCGTCAAGGTCGGCAAACTCCGCCTGATAACCATCTGGCCGTTCGCCGAGGACCGCATCCGGGCGCTGGCCGGCAAGGTCAAGGCCTTCGTCGTGCCGGAGATAAACAACGGGCAGATAGCGCTCGAGGTCGAGCGTTGCGCCGGCGGCAAGGCCAAGGTCGTGACCGTCACCCATATGGGCGGCGCCACCCATAACCCCAAGGATATCCTCGACGCCATATTGGCGGCGAATAAATGA
- a CDS encoding ferredoxin family protein, which yields MKTAKQEVSNRVKVPKGELVIMPERCKGCGICIEFCPKKVLVFSKEYNPKGYYFPLAANPQECSACNMCSLLCPDFAIYLNKSVSEKTDEQ from the coding sequence ATGAAAACGGCAAAACAGGAAGTATCTAACCGGGTCAAGGTGCCCAAGGGCGAACTGGTCATAATGCCGGAGCGCTGCAAAGGTTGCGGCATCTGCATCGAGTTCTGCCCCAAAAAGGTGCTGGTGTTCTCCAAGGAATACAACCCCAAGGGCTACTACTTCCCGCTGGCGGCCAATCCCCAGGAATGCTCCGCCTGCAATATGTGCTCCCTGCTCTGCCCTGATTTCGCCATATATCTGAATAAATCCGTATCAGAGAAAACAGATGAGCAATAA
- the purH gene encoding bifunctional phosphoribosylaminoimidazolecarboxamide formyltransferase/IMP cyclohydrolase — MLKIKTAVLSVSDKNNLAELARFLKKWGVTIISTGGTAKLLKENNIEVAPISQITGNNKDDYFDGRMKTISFNYESALLYKRDNAEHVSQAKELGIPQIDLVVCNLYPFEEVIAKPDVSVDKAIENIDIGGPCMVRAAAKNYYGVTIVVEPSQYAELMKEMEQNKGAVSDACRARFMVRAYEKTAQYDAAIHKFFSDKFANEQVKHLDYKEGVQLGRYAENWHQKGWMYKSAKPVLPSIPWAKQVHGGPLGYNNYLDAEAAMLSVMELKDRVAVSIIKHTNPCGYATGETLKEAFDRAWQGDPVSAFGSVIALSRPLNMDIAKILGERFVEVVVAPSIEADALEYIKSLGKKKAGLRLLETGDINRPMPLTVHRFINGGVLEQEVDNKFYLTDTVDQLFKAPFTAKCLNSGKDLTVGIVTKVKPSAKRAGLYDFVLRHIKHVKSNAISIAREYKPGYWQIIGMGCGQPNRKDSVALAGQRAEYNLKLEFKELKKKSGTPKTYIKKQLASETVILASEAFFPFRDGIDNIAKSGVKYILEPGGSVKDDEVIKAANEYKMGMIFTGVRKFYH, encoded by the coding sequence ATGCTGAAGATAAAAACCGCTGTCCTGAGCGTCAGCGATAAGAATAACCTGGCCGAGCTGGCCCGCTTCCTCAAGAAATGGGGCGTGACCATCATCTCCACCGGCGGGACCGCCAAACTCCTTAAGGAAAACAACATCGAGGTCGCTCCCATCTCCCAGATTACCGGCAACAACAAGGACGACTACTTCGACGGCCGGATGAAAACCATCAGCTTCAACTACGAAAGCGCCCTTTTATACAAGCGCGATAACGCCGAGCACGTCAGCCAGGCCAAGGAACTGGGCATACCCCAGATAGACCTGGTCGTCTGCAACCTCTACCCCTTCGAAGAGGTTATCGCCAAGCCGGACGTTTCCGTGGACAAGGCCATCGAGAACATCGATATCGGCGGTCCGTGCATGGTCCGGGCCGCGGCCAAGAATTATTACGGCGTCACCATCGTGGTCGAACCGTCCCAGTACGCCGAGCTGATGAAAGAGATGGAGCAGAACAAAGGCGCCGTCAGCGACGCCTGCCGGGCGCGCTTTATGGTCCGGGCCTACGAGAAGACCGCCCAGTACGACGCGGCCATCCACAAGTTCTTCTCTGACAAGTTTGCCAACGAGCAGGTCAAGCACCTTGATTATAAAGAAGGCGTCCAGCTGGGTCGTTACGCCGAAAACTGGCACCAGAAAGGCTGGATGTATAAATCAGCCAAACCGGTACTGCCGTCAATCCCCTGGGCCAAGCAGGTGCACGGCGGCCCGCTCGGATACAATAATTACCTCGACGCCGAAGCGGCTATGCTTTCGGTGATGGAGCTCAAGGACCGAGTGGCCGTGTCCATCATCAAGCACACCAACCCCTGCGGTTATGCCACCGGCGAAACGCTCAAGGAGGCCTTCGACCGCGCCTGGCAGGGCGACCCCGTCAGCGCCTTCGGCAGCGTCATCGCGCTGTCCCGGCCGCTCAATATGGATATCGCTAAAATACTGGGCGAACGCTTCGTCGAAGTGGTGGTCGCGCCGTCCATCGAAGCCGATGCCCTGGAATATATCAAATCGCTGGGCAAAAAGAAAGCCGGCCTGCGCCTGCTCGAAACCGGCGACATCAACCGGCCTATGCCACTGACCGTGCACCGCTTCATCAACGGCGGCGTGCTGGAGCAGGAGGTTGACAATAAGTTCTACCTGACCGATACCGTCGACCAGCTCTTCAAGGCGCCCTTCACGGCCAAATGCCTCAACAGCGGCAAAGACCTGACCGTCGGCATCGTCACCAAGGTCAAGCCCAGCGCCAAGCGGGCCGGCCTCTACGACTTCGTGCTCCGGCACATCAAGCACGTCAAGTCCAACGCCATCTCCATCGCCCGGGAATACAAGCCCGGCTACTGGCAGATAATCGGAATGGGCTGCGGCCAGCCCAACCGCAAGGACTCGGTCGCACTGGCCGGACAGCGCGCCGAATATAACCTTAAGCTCGAGTTCAAGGAGCTTAAGAAGAAATCCGGCACGCCCAAAACATATATCAAGAAACAGCTGGCCTCAGAAACGGTCATCCTGGCTTCGGAGGCATTCTTCCCCTTCAGGGACGGCATCGACAACATCGCCAAGAGCGGCGTCAAATATATCCTCGAGCCGGGCGGCTCGGTCAAGGACGACGAGGTCATCAAGGCGGCCAATGAATACAAGATGGGAATGATATTCACCGGCGTGCGCAAGTTCTATCATTGA
- the dapF gene encoding diaminopimelate epimerase codes for MEFIKMQGTGNDFIMINALGEKPALGPALIRKLCDRKSGLRPFASKNRSIGADGVILVLPPAHKGSHFRMRIFNSDGSEAEMCGNGIRCFAKLVYESELSRCRNLRIDTKGGLMRVRLNVKNDKVNDITVLMPEPRRVEDYSDKGLPIPAGAADVTAVSLSNPHCVMFLKSIDRLPIARYGPAIERHRLFPNRTNVEFVQVLGRNRIRMRVWERGAGETLACGTGACAAVVAGIFRKRLNNAVKVELKGGALHIEYAKGKGIYLTGPAEWIL; via the coding sequence ATGGAATTCATAAAGATGCAGGGAACCGGCAACGACTTCATAATGATTAACGCTTTGGGCGAGAAGCCGGCTTTGGGCCCGGCGCTGATAAGGAAGCTGTGCGACCGGAAAAGCGGCCTCAGGCCGTTCGCAAGCAAGAACCGGAGCATCGGCGCGGACGGCGTAATACTGGTATTGCCGCCGGCCCATAAGGGGTCTCATTTCCGGATGCGGATATTCAATTCCGACGGCTCGGAGGCCGAGATGTGCGGCAACGGCATCAGGTGTTTCGCCAAGCTGGTCTATGAGTCCGAGCTGAGCAGATGCAGAAACCTGCGGATTGACACCAAGGGCGGGTTGATGCGGGTCAGACTGAACGTCAAGAATGACAAGGTCAATGACATCACGGTGCTGATGCCCGAACCGCGCCGGGTGGAAGATTATTCCGATAAAGGACTGCCCATACCGGCCGGGGCGGCGGATGTGACGGCGGTATCGTTAAGCAATCCGCATTGCGTAATGTTCCTGAAATCCATCGACCGCCTGCCCATAGCCAGATACGGCCCGGCCATCGAGCGGCACCGGCTGTTCCCGAACCGGACCAATGTCGAGTTCGTTCAGGTGCTGGGGCGTAACCGGATACGGATGCGGGTGTGGGAACGGGGAGCGGGCGAGACGCTGGCCTGCGGCACGGGCGCCTGCGCCGCGGTCGTGGCCGGGATATTCAGGAAAAGGCTAAATAACGCCGTCAAGGTCGAACTCAAGGGCGGCGCCTTACATATAGAATACGCCAAAGGCAAGGGGATTTACCTTACCGGCCCGGCGGAGTGGATTTTGTAA
- a CDS encoding DNA alkylation repair protein yields the protein MKFEQVIKQIKARGNPDNLAGMARYGIKPKNGYGVSMPIVRAMAKQIGHDHQLAGRLWASGIHDARILAGLIDEPASVTAKQMDKWAKDFYSWDVCDQVCSNLFDKTGFAYAKAVQWTGRKEEFVRRAGFVLMAALSVHDKTASDSRFLRFLPIIKKYSTDERNFVKKAVNWALRQIGKRNLRLNRAAIRMARQIREKDSRSARWITADALRELNGKIAQKKVRRSIVPPSSRTS from the coding sequence ATGAAGTTCGAGCAAGTCATCAAGCAAATCAAGGCCCGGGGCAATCCCGATAATCTGGCGGGCATGGCCCGGTACGGCATCAAGCCCAAGAACGGCTACGGTGTTTCGATGCCGATTGTCAGGGCTATGGCAAAGCAGATCGGGCACGACCACCAGCTGGCCGGACGGCTTTGGGCATCGGGCATACACGACGCCAGAATACTGGCCGGGCTGATTGACGAACCGGCCTCGGTAACCGCGAAGCAGATGGATAAATGGGCCAAGGACTTTTATTCCTGGGACGTCTGCGACCAGGTCTGCAGCAACCTGTTTGATAAGACCGGATTCGCTTATGCCAAGGCGGTGCAATGGACCGGGCGCAAAGAGGAGTTCGTCCGCCGGGCCGGGTTCGTGCTGATGGCGGCGCTGTCGGTCCACGACAAAACGGCGTCGGACAGCCGGTTCCTGAGATTCTTACCGATTATAAAGAAATACTCGACGGACGAGCGTAATTTCGTCAAGAAGGCGGTAAACTGGGCGCTCCGGCAGATAGGTAAGCGCAATCTCAGGCTGAATCGGGCGGCTATCCGGATGGCCAGGCAAATACGGGAAAAAGATTCCCGGTCCGCCCGTTGGATAACAGCCGACGCCCTGCGCGAGTTGAACGGTAAGATAGCACAGAAAAAAGTACGGCGAAGCATAGTGCCACCAAGCAGCCGCACATCTTAG
- the acpS gene encoding holo-ACP synthase has product MILGIGIDIIEIKRIKTFLVRKSSMARIFSPSEINYCTKTKRMAESFAARFAVKEAFLKAVGTGWGTKDSPKWTEIEVRRGVSGAACLGLSGKAKAIARKMGAKRFHLSISHTKDMAAAVVILEN; this is encoded by the coding sequence ATGATACTCGGCATCGGAATAGACATCATCGAAATCAAGCGGATAAAGACGTTCCTGGTCAGGAAATCGAGCATGGCCCGGATATTCTCTCCGTCGGAAATCAACTACTGCACCAAAACCAAACGGATGGCCGAATCATTCGCCGCCCGTTTCGCCGTCAAGGAAGCCTTCCTGAAAGCCGTCGGCACCGGTTGGGGAACCAAGGACAGCCCCAAGTGGACCGAGATAGAAGTGCGCCGGGGCGTTAGCGGCGCCGCCTGCCTGGGGCTGAGCGGCAAAGCCAAGGCCATCGCCCGCAAGATGGGCGCCAAGAGGTTTCACCTGTCAATAAGTCATACCAAAGATATGGCCGCGGCCGTGGTGATATTAGAAAATTAG
- the hypC gene encoding HypC/HybG/HupF family hydrogenase formation chaperone translates to MCYAIPGKIIEINDRTAVVDYFGERKKAYTDLLMPKIGDYVYAQGGFIIQHVPDKEAHEILEDWKEMFFRLQEIDLKMSAKPKSLYERANAIRHEHQGNSCCVHGILELSNYCRCNCLYCGIRRDNSQLTRYRLEIPEIIKAVDEAVKLGFKSLVIQSGEDLYYNDDKLYEIVKTIRDQYPILLFVSIGERSLSAYQRLYDAGARGVLMRFETLNKDIYDRMKPDSVLEKRLDLIRSLRKMGYLIITGFLVGLPGEKGRDILANVKMTASLDAEMFSFGPFIPHPQTPLTGSKLPAIDSMLKVIARARLMNPDAKIMVTTALETLGGDDSARQALMAGANSLMINVTPQKYRKLYDIYPGRFGTEMSTQQQIDRVISLLKSLGRAPTDLSVAEELTK, encoded by the coding sequence ATGTGCTACGCAATACCGGGCAAGATTATCGAAATAAACGACCGCACCGCCGTCGTGGACTACTTCGGCGAGCGGAAAAAAGCCTACACCGACCTGCTCATGCCTAAAATCGGCGATTATGTTTACGCCCAGGGCGGGTTCATCATCCAGCACGTGCCTGACAAGGAAGCCCACGAGATTCTGGAGGACTGGAAAGAGATGTTCTTCCGGCTTCAGGAGATAGACCTCAAGATGTCGGCCAAACCTAAAAGCCTTTACGAACGCGCCAACGCCATCCGCCACGAGCATCAGGGCAATTCCTGCTGCGTCCACGGCATCCTGGAATTATCCAATTACTGCCGCTGCAATTGCCTCTATTGCGGCATCCGCCGGGATAACAGCCAGCTGACCCGTTACCGGCTGGAAATACCCGAGATAATCAAGGCCGTTGACGAAGCGGTCAAGCTGGGTTTCAAGTCGCTGGTCATTCAGTCCGGCGAGGACCTTTATTATAATGACGACAAACTCTACGAAATAGTCAAAACTATTCGCGACCAATATCCGATACTGCTTTTTGTCTCTATCGGCGAGCGGTCCCTGAGCGCCTACCAGCGCCTTTACGATGCCGGCGCCCGGGGCGTTTTGATGAGGTTCGAGACCTTAAACAAGGATATCTATGACCGGATGAAGCCCGATTCGGTCCTGGAAAAACGGCTTGACCTTATCCGTAGCCTCAGGAAGATGGGCTACCTGATTATCACCGGGTTCCTGGTCGGCCTGCCCGGCGAAAAAGGACGCGATATCCTGGCCAATGTCAAGATGACTGCGTCACTGGACGCGGAAATGTTCTCCTTCGGCCCGTTTATACCCCATCCGCAGACGCCCTTAACCGGCTCGAAACTGCCGGCCATTGATTCTATGCTCAAGGTCATCGCCCGGGCCCGGCTAATGAACCCGGACGCCAAGATAATGGTTACCACGGCGCTGGAAACGCTGGGCGGCGACGACTCGGCCCGGCAGGCGCTTATGGCCGGAGCCAACTCGCTGATGATAAACGTCACGCCCCAGAAATACCGTAAGCTTTACGACATCTACCCCGGCCGTTTCGGCACCGAAATGTCCACCCAACAGCAGATAGACCGGGTCATCAGTTTGTTGAAATCACTGGGACGGGCGCCCACCGATCTGAGCGTGGCCGAAGAGCTGACTAAATAA
- a CDS encoding APC family permease, whose product MSWKRFKEMLIGRAKNPMDPTIFRRISLVALLAWVGLGADGLSSSCYGPEEAFVALNGHGFLAIYLAIATALTVAIISLSYTQIIEEFPFGGGGYLVATKLISPSAGLVSGSALVIDYIMTIAISVASGIDALFSFLPIEYQSYKLIVSIIVISMLIILNLRGVKESVAILTPIFAIFIITHLIMLTAALAQNAYTMPAFVVDSAYQTKDLVKNTGIWALLFIILKSYSHGAGTYTGIEAVSNALPTLREPRAATARRTMFYMTLSLAVLAGGLILFYALFNIKRIPGQTLNATLFEAITQRWGISYGSGLIILTLASEAFLLFIAAQAGFIDGPRVLANMSLDYWMPKRFAHLSERLTISNGILFMGLSSIAIIILTKGSVAFLVVLYSINVFITFSLSQFGMCRHWIQIKDKTPDWRSKFIINLVGFLLTSIILVILVWFKFTEGGWLTLVITSSFIFVAIMVKRHYLNTRKALKRLDDILVNMPRPERLEPIPKTIDKDAPTACILVSSYNGFGIHTFFSVEKLFPKIFKRYVFMSVGELDTGQFKGVSEVENLRANTQANMKRYIEMANDFGFYAEYSYDVSVNAIETLVELCNKTSAEYPKTVFFVSKLVFKDENFFTHILHNETAFRLQRRLALEGKQTAVMPIRVY is encoded by the coding sequence ATGAGCTGGAAAAGATTCAAAGAAATGCTGATCGGCCGGGCGAAGAATCCGATGGACCCGACCATATTCAGGCGGATTTCGCTGGTGGCGCTATTGGCCTGGGTCGGCTTGGGCGCGGACGGGTTATCATCTTCTTGTTACGGCCCGGAAGAGGCCTTTGTCGCCTTAAATGGGCACGGCTTCCTGGCCATTTATCTGGCTATTGCTACGGCCTTGACCGTTGCCATAATATCCCTTTCCTACACCCAAATCATAGAAGAATTCCCCTTTGGTGGAGGTGGTTATCTGGTAGCCACTAAATTAATCAGCCCGTCCGCCGGCCTTGTTTCCGGCAGTGCCCTGGTAATAGACTACATCATGACCATTGCTATTTCCGTGGCCAGCGGCATAGACGCACTCTTCAGTTTTCTGCCGATAGAGTACCAGTCTTATAAACTAATTGTCTCTATCATAGTCATTAGTATGCTAATAATTCTTAACCTACGCGGAGTAAAAGAATCAGTAGCCATTCTTACGCCTATTTTTGCAATATTTATTATTACCCATTTAATTATGCTGACGGCGGCATTAGCGCAGAATGCCTATACCATGCCGGCATTTGTCGTGGACAGCGCCTATCAGACTAAAGATCTGGTTAAAAATACAGGCATCTGGGCGTTGTTGTTTATCATACTGAAATCCTACAGCCACGGCGCCGGTACCTATACCGGCATAGAAGCTGTCAGTAATGCCCTGCCCACTCTGCGAGAGCCACGGGCTGCGACCGCCAGGCGGACTATGTTTTACATGACCCTTTCCCTGGCGGTTCTAGCAGGCGGGCTTATATTATTCTACGCGCTGTTTAACATCAAACGAATACCCGGGCAAACACTGAATGCCACCCTCTTTGAAGCAATTACCCAACGCTGGGGTATTTCATACGGAAGCGGGCTGATAATATTAACACTGGCTTCAGAGGCATTTCTATTATTCATAGCGGCGCAGGCTGGCTTTATAGACGGCCCGCGAGTGCTGGCCAATATGTCGCTAGACTACTGGATGCCCAAACGTTTCGCCCACCTTTCGGAGCGGCTGACCATATCCAACGGCATCTTATTTATGGGATTAAGTTCTATTGCCATTATTATTCTCACCAAAGGCAGTGTCGCTTTCCTGGTCGTTTTATACAGCATCAACGTTTTTATCACCTTCTCTCTTTCCCAGTTCGGCATGTGCCGGCATTGGATACAAATAAAAGACAAGACTCCAGACTGGCGTTCCAAATTTATCATCAATCTGGTCGGGTTCTTGCTCACCAGTATTATCCTAGTTATACTTGTTTGGTTTAAATTCACGGAAGGCGGCTGGTTAACTCTGGTCATCACATCCAGTTTTATTTTCGTGGCTATAATGGTAAAGCGCCATTACCTAAATACCCGCAAAGCTCTCAAGAGGCTGGACGATATCCTGGTTAATATGCCCCGGCCGGAACGGCTGGAACCTATACCGAAAACTATCGATAAAGACGCGCCGACCGCCTGCATACTGGTCAGCAGTTATAATGGGTTCGGCATACATACGTTTTTCTCCGTGGAAAAACTCTTCCCCAAGATATTCAAACGGTATGTTTTCATGAGCGTGGGCGAACTGGATACCGGCCAGTTTAAAGGGGTTAGCGAAGTGGAAAACCTCCGGGCTAATACGCAGGCGAATATGAAACGTTATATAGAAATGGCCAACGATTTCGGCTTCTACGCCGAATACAGCTATGACGTATCGGTTAACGCCATAGAAACGCTGGTGGAATTGTGCAATAAAACATCAGCCGAATACCCTAAGACAGTCTTCTTTGTCAGCAAGTTGGTCTTCAAGGACGAGAATTTCTTCACGCATATACTCCATAACGAGACTGCTTTCCGCCTGCAAAGGCGACTGGCGCTGGAAGGCAAGCAAACCGCCGTTATGCCCATAAGAGTGTATTAA
- a CDS encoding VWA domain-containing protein, with protein sequence MFKFEHPALLAILILAVILVGRLIIFRKGVSVRISASLVIRCLILTLLIFSLSGFQIRTQGGTLSRIYILDNSESVFLDSAQVIKEIKSDFQSLKPGDKTGVVIFGRDASIEITPAPPSRIGGLQTFNSQVNQSGSNIERALLTAGNLLKDANGAKEVFLFSDGNQTEGNALRAAAELARNNTTIFSIPTGPRNFSDIKVWCNEPILENRPGEGIKIKFTIQSTVDTEATADIYRDKIFIRQFNGLKLFRNQSFELDVYLPELNTPFSQYEIRVSTKLFDEFYLRNNYASVLVRRKDKPIISFIGDSQNSSLAKIIKTNKDFELAGDSGASSDIIPLCDIIIMDNYPLGPNSSNKLSQAIAAAVSNGKGLFISGGPNSFGLGRYSNSIIEEISPVWAAPQESLALSIILDASGSMAEPSGFPDKDKFRIASDALEQTLSLLNKQDALEVIAFNQGFDTIYPMSAETEKDKLHQALLKIKPNGSTSILPPIRQATRSLTGTKAAKRHIIILSDGYSTGGESAGDFQETGRLLKESGISISTIATGEKTQDQPLLALSQNQTNGKFYHILWGNDINALGKSIKEDLAQKKELYRQETVPVPVQITDSAEMLKGMPAIPFIFGYNRTDIKDRANIAAFIKKDGTKQIPLITSWQYGQGKVLAFTSSLSPNWAGNWLDWSNTPQLLTQVLRWLTPAYENPGNYRLNTSLDQSNSLRISIQSLSPAKTEFNYSLSALFQNKSISAGQLPRVSAHDYEKTIPNLDQGTYYLNIRENSQPILTRPLIIPYEQELMRFGPDLTLLKNIAESTGGTLLNTTKEYHNAGIQGKSYKKIDTFLVLASLILFILDLLLKVVFHKSFIPQAKN encoded by the coding sequence ATGTTTAAATTCGAACATCCGGCGCTATTGGCCATCCTTATCCTCGCTGTTATTCTGGTCGGCCGTTTAATTATTTTCCGGAAAGGGGTCTCCGTCCGAATATCGGCTTCACTGGTAATCAGATGTCTTATATTGACGTTGCTTATTTTCAGCCTGTCCGGATTCCAGATAAGAACCCAGGGCGGAACTCTTTCCCGCATATATATTCTTGATAATTCGGAAAGCGTATTCCTTGACTCCGCGCAGGTAATCAAGGAAATCAAATCTGATTTCCAATCGCTTAAGCCGGGCGATAAAACCGGTGTTGTTATTTTCGGCCGTGACGCTTCGATTGAGATTACGCCGGCGCCGCCTTCCCGAATCGGCGGTTTACAAACATTCAATTCTCAGGTTAACCAATCCGGGTCCAATATTGAGCGCGCCTTATTAACGGCTGGAAATCTCCTGAAGGATGCCAATGGCGCCAAGGAAGTGTTCTTATTCAGCGACGGCAATCAGACCGAGGGCAATGCACTCCGAGCCGCCGCCGAATTAGCCCGTAATAATACGACTATTTTCAGCATCCCGACCGGCCCGCGTAATTTCAGCGACATAAAGGTCTGGTGCAACGAGCCCATCCTGGAAAACCGGCCGGGTGAAGGAATAAAAATCAAATTCACCATTCAGTCCACTGTTGACACCGAGGCAACCGCTGATATCTACCGTGATAAAATATTCATCCGCCAATTTAACGGCCTGAAACTATTCAGGAATCAGTCTTTTGAACTAGACGTCTATCTGCCGGAATTGAACACCCCGTTTTCTCAATATGAAATACGCGTCTCTACCAAATTATTTGACGAGTTTTACCTCCGTAATAATTACGCTTCGGTGCTCGTTCGCAGAAAAGACAAACCCATAATCTCATTTATCGGGGACAGCCAGAACAGCTCGCTGGCCAAAATTATCAAAACTAACAAAGATTTTGAACTGGCCGGCGACAGCGGGGCTTCTTCCGACATAATCCCCCTGTGTGACATCATCATCATGGATAACTATCCGCTCGGCCCGAATTCCTCAAACAAACTCAGCCAAGCAATCGCCGCGGCTGTGTCAAACGGCAAAGGATTATTCATTTCCGGCGGACCAAATAGTTTCGGGCTGGGCCGGTATTCAAATTCGATTATTGAAGAAATCAGCCCGGTCTGGGCCGCCCCTCAGGAATCATTGGCTCTGTCTATAATTCTCGATGCCTCCGGCAGCATGGCAGAACCGAGCGGATTTCCGGATAAGGACAAATTCCGAATAGCATCGGACGCGCTTGAACAAACCCTGTCCTTGCTGAACAAGCAGGATGCCTTGGAGGTTATCGCCTTTAATCAAGGCTTTGACACGATTTATCCGATGTCTGCCGAAACGGAAAAAGACAAACTGCATCAGGCGCTCCTCAAGATAAAACCTAACGGTTCAACCAGTATCCTGCCGCCTATCCGCCAGGCGACCAGGTCGCTTACGGGAACCAAAGCGGCCAAGCGCCACATCATTATTCTTTCCGACGGCTACTCCACCGGCGGGGAATCGGCCGGTGACTTCCAGGAAACGGGCCGCCTGCTCAAGGAATCGGGCATTTCCATTTCGACTATCGCTACCGGAGAAAAAACCCAGGATCAACCGCTGTTAGCCCTTTCCCAGAATCAAACTAACGGTAAATTCTACCACATACTATGGGGTAACGATATTAACGCCCTGGGCAAATCGATAAAAGAAGACCTGGCCCAGAAGAAAGAATTGTACCGGCAGGAAACCGTTCCCGTTCCGGTGCAAATAACCGATTCCGCAGAAATGCTTAAAGGTATGCCCGCGATTCCATTCATTTTCGGGTATAACCGAACGGACATCAAAGATCGCGCAAACATCGCGGCCTTTATCAAAAAAGACGGAACCAAGCAAATCCCGTTGATAACCTCGTGGCAATACGGGCAGGGCAAAGTCCTGGCATTCACATCATCTTTATCCCCCAATTGGGCCGGTAATTGGCTCGACTGGTCGAATACTCCTCAATTATTAACCCAGGTTCTTCGCTGGCTTACGCCCGCATATGAAAACCCCGGGAATTACAGGCTGAATACCTCTCTGGACCAATCCAATTCCCTGCGTATTTCTATACAAAGCTTATCTCCGGCCAAGACTGAATTCAATTATAGCCTGTCGGCATTATTCCAGAATAAATCAATCTCGGCCGGTCAATTGCCCCGGGTTTCGGCGCACGATTATGAGAAAACCATTCCGAATTTAGACCAGGGAACGTATTATTTAAACATACGGGAAAACTCTCAGCCGATTTTAACCCGGCCTTTAATCATCCCTTACGAACAGGAGTTGATGCGGTTTGGGCCAGATTTAACTTTACTCAAAAACATAGCCGAATCGACCGGCGGAACCTTGCTGAACACCACGAAAGAATACCATAACGCCGGCATTCAGGGAAAATCATACAAAAAAATCGATACCTTCCTGGTTCTGGCCAGTTTAATCCTTTTTATTCTTGATTTATTGCTGAAAGTAGTATTCCATAAGTCGTTTATTCCTCAGGCTAAGAATTAG